In Nocardioides faecalis, the following proteins share a genomic window:
- a CDS encoding stage II sporulation protein M codes for MPRIDLDAYVAAHSHTWARLERLVEQRRRSGAEADELVDRYQQVATHLSVVRTSAPDGELVAYLSSLLGRARIAMLAARVPRWRGVGRFFTEQFPAALYRLRWWWLGCLAGNVAVIAVMMIWLAGHPEVEQSLLSPADVDQLVNSDFESYYSENAASAFATRVWINNTWVSALCIALGILGAPVLYLLFNNIANLAIVGSIMVRHDRGELFWGLIIPHGLLELTCVFVAGGVGLRLFWSWIEPGDLTRAGSLARAGRTAVTVAMGLGVVLFLSGLVEAFVTPSPLPTWARIGIGVLAEVAFLTYVFTLGRAAAARGATGDIGAELLEDRVATQA; via the coding sequence GTGCCCCGCATCGATCTCGACGCCTACGTGGCGGCCCACTCCCACACGTGGGCGCGGCTGGAGCGCCTGGTGGAGCAGCGTCGCCGCAGCGGCGCCGAGGCCGACGAGCTGGTCGATCGCTACCAACAGGTCGCCACCCACCTGTCGGTGGTGCGTACGTCGGCCCCCGACGGCGAGCTGGTCGCCTACCTGTCCTCGCTGCTGGGCCGGGCGCGGATCGCGATGCTGGCGGCACGGGTGCCGCGGTGGCGCGGCGTGGGTCGGTTCTTCACCGAGCAGTTCCCGGCGGCGCTGTACCGGCTGCGCTGGTGGTGGCTGGGCTGCCTGGCCGGCAACGTCGCGGTGATCGCGGTGATGATGATCTGGCTGGCCGGGCACCCCGAGGTCGAGCAGAGCCTGCTCTCGCCGGCCGACGTGGACCAGCTGGTGAACAGCGACTTCGAGAGCTACTACAGCGAGAACGCCGCCAGCGCCTTCGCCACCCGGGTGTGGATCAACAACACCTGGGTCAGTGCGCTGTGCATCGCGCTCGGGATCCTCGGGGCTCCGGTGCTCTACCTGCTGTTCAACAACATCGCGAACCTGGCCATCGTCGGGTCGATCATGGTGCGCCACGACCGGGGCGAGCTGTTCTGGGGCCTGATCATCCCGCACGGCCTGCTCGAGCTGACCTGCGTCTTCGTCGCCGGCGGCGTGGGGCTGCGGCTGTTCTGGTCCTGGATCGAGCCCGGCGACCTCACCCGGGCCGGGTCGCTGGCGAGGGCCGGGCGGACCGCGGTCACCGTCGCGATGGGCCTCGGTGTGGTGCTGTTCCTCAGCGGCCTGGTCGAGGCGTTCGTGACGCCCTCGCCGCTGCCCACCTGGGCGCGGATCGGGATCGGCGTCCTGGCCGAGGTGGCGTTCCTGACCTACGTCTTCACCCTCGGCCGGGCCGCCGCCGCCCGCGGCGCAACCGGCGACATCGGTGCTGAGCTGCTCGAGGACCGGGTGGCCACTCAGGCCTGA